A region from the Misgurnus anguillicaudatus chromosome 7, ASM2758022v2, whole genome shotgun sequence genome encodes:
- the LOC129417310 gene encoding uncharacterized protein → MSTRRHSSGGPGRARSSGGPARYSPSPARASGSRAPQSVVLSAGPQQVQPSATPLPVLLMATAKPVQHLAGPDLVWSSEDICSAQPEPVSTAAPLPVPPLAGPLPVAPTARSCSSAGSAQPETVAASVTGRGQVPVAHASLGAAPAPLGVALAPLAVLPLSQSCHWPVLSGCCRRRPCLWGSHLLLWRSCPSASRAVGRSSADAADSRSVAGPADSHCDLAADPVQVPPVPLQVAPVPLQVAPAPLPAQPAILAIQPTAALLLVLPTATATRGRSCAGPTRASASRARSSAGPDGYSGHLARTSSSAGSAHASGGRTCSSGGPAPQPVVPSAGPQRVLPTAALLLVLPTATATRGRSCAGPTRAFASRARSSAGPAGYSGRSARTCSSAGSAHASGGPAPPPFLLMAGPLPVIFPPAPQQVPPWTNQQVLTCPGPLPVPPWAAPATSLCTSVAQPSLPQVQPARASLKRRAAVMSQPHTFDEGEVEAKKARMTIKGNSVAQPSTSVSEQKKKKKREKRRQQRMRRQAAKSIAQPSSPQVQPAPACAPHKRHTDAMSQEIQTRKRARTLHPAQPSCAVLSRPGPSSVLSEVQLSLSLCPRLHLCQSRPWPALCRSHPRLAAAPLQVPVAPAPLPVRPAPAPLAVAPLSRSCSRRPVLSGCSRRPLRCRSCRRPLLSRSSTWPVLSWYGPQRISVQLSLSFPSAHGRTFASTARRSQSYPLLWWSRPSASRAVSRSFAGPADGRSVAGPATMFFDK, encoded by the exons ATGTCCA CACGCAGGCACTCCTCTGGAGGTCCCGGTCGCGCCCGCTCCTCTGGGGGTCCCGCCCGCTACTCTCCCAGTCCGGCCCGCGCCTCTGGCAGTCGCGCCCCTCAGTCGGTCGTGCTGTCGGCCGGTCCTCAGCAGGTGCAGCCGTCGGCCACTCCGTTGCCGGTCTTGCTGATGGCCACTGCTAAGCCGGTCCAGCACTTGGCCGGTCCTGACCTGGTGTGGTCCTCAGAGGATATCT GTTCAGCTCAGCCTGAGCCTGTGTCCACGGCTGCACCTCTGCCAGTCCCGCCCTTGGCCGGCCCTCTGCCGGTCGCACCCACGGCTCGCAGCTGCTCCTCTGCAG GTTCAGCTCAGCCTGAGACTGTGGCCGCGAGTGTGACCGGCAGAGGGCAGGTCCCGGTCGCGCACGCTTCTCTGGGGGCCGCGCCCGCTCCTCTGGGGGTCGCACTTGCTCCTCTGGCGGTCCTGCCCCTCAGCCAGTCGTGCCATTGGCCGGTCCTCAGCGGGTGCTGCCGACGG CGCCCATGCCTCTGGGGGTCGCACTTGCTCCTCTGGCGGTCCTGCCCCTCAGCCAGTCGTGCCGTCGGCCGGTCCTCAGCGGATGCTGCCGACAGCCGCTCTGTTGCTGGTCCTGCCGACAGCCACTGCGACCTTGCGGCCGATCCTGTGCAGGTCCCACCCGTGCCTCTGCAAGTCGCGCCCGTGCCTCTGCAAGTCGCGCCCGCTCCTCTGCCGGCCCAGCCGGCTATTCTGGCCATCCAGCCGACGGCCGCTCTGTTGCTGGTCCTGCCAACGGCCACTGCGACCCGCGGCCGATCCTGTGCAGGTCCCACCCGTGCCTCTGCCAGTCGCGCCCGCTCCTCTGCCGGCCCAGACGGCTATTCTGGCCATCTAGCCCGCACCTCCTCCTCTGCTGGTAGCGCCCATGCCTCTGGGGGTCGCACTTGCTCCTCTGGCGGTCCTGCCCCTCAGCCAGTCGTGCCGTCAGCCGGTCCTCAGCGGGTGCTGCCGACGGCCGCTCTGTTGCTGGTCCTGCCGACAGCCACTGCGACCCGCGGCCGATCCTGTGCAGGTCCCACCCGTGCCTTTGCCAGTCGCGCCCGCTCCTCTGCCGGCCCAGCCGGCTATTCTGGCCGTTCAGCCCGCACCTGCTCCTCTGCTGGTAGCGCCCATGCCTCTGGCGGCCCCGCCCCTCCGCCGTTTCTGCTGATGGCCGGACCGTTGCCGGTTATct TCCCACCTGCTCCACAGCAAGTCCCGCCATGGACCAATCAGCAGGTCTTAACGTGTCCCGGTCCTCTGCCGGTTCCACCGTGGGCTGCTCCGGCCACTTCTCTTTGTACTTCAGTAGCTCA acCTTCCCTTCCACAAGTGCAGCCAGCACGTGCGTCCCTCAAGCGCCGTGCTGCTGTTATGTCACAG CCACACACATTTGATGAGGGGGAGGTTGAAGCGAAAAAAGCCAGAATGACAATTAAAGGCAATTCTGTAGCTCA GCCTTCAACCTCAGTCTCAGAG caaaagaagaagaaaaaaagagaaaagagaaggcAGCAAAGAATGAGAAGACAGGCGGCAAAGTCTATAGCTCA acCTTCCTCTCCACAAGtgcagccagcaccagcatgtGCGCCCCACAAGCGCCATACTGATGCTATGTCGCAG GAGATACAGACTAGAAAAAGGGCGAGAACTTTGCATCCAGCTCA acCTTCATGTGCTGTGCTGTCCAGACCAGGGCCTTCATCTGTTCTTTCAGAG GTTCAGCTCAGCCTGAGCCTGTGTCCACGGCTGCACCTCTGCCAGTCCCGCCCTTGGCCGGCCCTCTGCCGGTCACACCCGCGGCTCGCAGCTGCTCCTCTGCAGGTCCCGGTCGCGCCCGCTCCTCTGCCAGTCCGGCCCGCGCCCGCACCTCTGGCAGTCGCGCCCCTCAGCCGGTCATGCAGCCGTCGGCCGGTCCTCAGCGGGTGCAGCCGTCGGCCGCTCCGTTGCCGGTCTTGCCGACGGCCACTGCTAAGCCGGTCCAGCACTTGGCCGGTCCTGAGCTGGTATGGTCCTCAGAGGATATCT GTTCAGCTCAGCCTGAGCTTCCCCTCTGCCCATGGACGCACCTTTGCCAGTACCGCCCGCAGGTCCCAGTCGTACCCGCTCCTCTGGTGGTCCCGCCCCTCAGCCAGTCGTGCCGTCAGCCGGTCCTTTGCTGGTCCTGCCGACGGCCGCTCCGTTGCCGGTCCTGcaacaatgttttttgacaaataa